From Homo sapiens chromosome 6, GRCh38.p14 Primary Assembly, the proteins below share one genomic window:
- the CD83 gene encoding CD83 antigen isoform c (isoform c is encoded by transcript variant 3), with amino-acid sequence METPQEDHLRGQHYHQKGQNGSFDAPNERPYSLKIRNTTSCNSGTYRCTLQDPDGQRNLSGKVILRVTGCPAQRKEETFKKYRAEIVLLLALVIFYLTLIIFTCKFARLQSIFPDFSKAGMERAFLPVTSPNKHLGLVTPHKTELV; translated from the exons ATGGAGACACCCCAGGAAGACCACCTCAGGGGACAGCACTATCATCAGAAGGGGCAAAATGGTTCTTTCGACGCCCCCAATGAAAGGCCCTATTCCCTGAAGATCCGAAACACTACCAGCTGCAACTCGGGGACATACAGGTGCACTCTGCAGGACCCGGATGGGCAGAGAAACCTAAGTGGCAAGGTGATCTTGAGAGTGACAG GATGCCCTGCACAGCGTAAAGAAGAGACTTTTAAGAAATACAGAGCGGAGATTGTCCTGCTGCTGGCTCTGGTTATTTTCTACTTAACACTCATCATTTTCACTTGT aagtTTGCACGGCTACAGAGTATCTTCCCAGATTTTTCTAAAGCTGGCATGGAACGAGCTTTTCTCCCAGTTACCTCCCCAAATAAGCATTTAGGGCTAGTGACTCCTCACAAGACAGAACTGGTATGA
- the CD83 gene encoding CD83 antigen isoform a precursor (isoform a precursor is encoded by transcript variant 1) — protein MSRGLQLLLLSCAYSLAPATPEVKVACSEDVDLPCTAPWDPQVPYTVSWVKLLEGGEERMETPQEDHLRGQHYHQKGQNGSFDAPNERPYSLKIRNTTSCNSGTYRCTLQDPDGQRNLSGKVILRVTGCPAQRKEETFKKYRAEIVLLLALVIFYLTLIIFTCKFARLQSIFPDFSKAGMERAFLPVTSPNKHLGLVTPHKTELV, from the exons ATGTCGCGCGGCCTCCAGCTTCTGCTCCTGAGCTGCG CCTACAGCCTGGCTCCCGCGACGCCGGAGGTGAAGGTGGCTTGCTCCGAAGATGTGGACTTGCCCTGCACCGCCCCCTGGGATCCGCAGGTTCCCTACACGGTCTCCTGGGTCAAG TTATTGGAGGGTGGTGAAGAGAGGATGGAGACACCCCAGGAAGACCACCTCAGGGGACAGCACTATCATCAGAAGGGGCAAAATGGTTCTTTCGACGCCCCCAATGAAAGGCCCTATTCCCTGAAGATCCGAAACACTACCAGCTGCAACTCGGGGACATACAGGTGCACTCTGCAGGACCCGGATGGGCAGAGAAACCTAAGTGGCAAGGTGATCTTGAGAGTGACAG GATGCCCTGCACAGCGTAAAGAAGAGACTTTTAAGAAATACAGAGCGGAGATTGTCCTGCTGCTGGCTCTGGTTATTTTCTACTTAACACTCATCATTTTCACTTGT aagtTTGCACGGCTACAGAGTATCTTCCCAGATTTTTCTAAAGCTGGCATGGAACGAGCTTTTCTCCCAGTTACCTCCCCAAATAAGCATTTAGGGCTAGTGACTCCTCACAAGACAGAACTGGTATGA
- the CD83 gene encoding CD83 antigen isoform b precursor (isoform b precursor is encoded by transcript variant 2), translated as MSRGLQLLLLSCAYSLAPATPEVKVACSEDVDLPCTAPWDPQVPYTVSWVKLLEGGEERMETPQEDHLRGQHYHQKGQNGSFDAPNERPYSLKIRNTTSCNSGTYRCTLQDPDGQRNLSGKVILRVTGCPAQRKEETFKKYRAEIVLLLALVIFYLTLIIFTCFARLQSIFPDFSKAGMERAFLPVTSPNKHLGLVTPHKTELV; from the exons ATGTCGCGCGGCCTCCAGCTTCTGCTCCTGAGCTGCG CCTACAGCCTGGCTCCCGCGACGCCGGAGGTGAAGGTGGCTTGCTCCGAAGATGTGGACTTGCCCTGCACCGCCCCCTGGGATCCGCAGGTTCCCTACACGGTCTCCTGGGTCAAG TTATTGGAGGGTGGTGAAGAGAGGATGGAGACACCCCAGGAAGACCACCTCAGGGGACAGCACTATCATCAGAAGGGGCAAAATGGTTCTTTCGACGCCCCCAATGAAAGGCCCTATTCCCTGAAGATCCGAAACACTACCAGCTGCAACTCGGGGACATACAGGTGCACTCTGCAGGACCCGGATGGGCAGAGAAACCTAAGTGGCAAGGTGATCTTGAGAGTGACAG GATGCCCTGCACAGCGTAAAGAAGAGACTTTTAAGAAATACAGAGCGGAGATTGTCCTGCTGCTGGCTCTGGTTATTTTCTACTTAACACTCATCATTTTCACTTGT tTTGCACGGCTACAGAGTATCTTCCCAGATTTTTCTAAAGCTGGCATGGAACGAGCTTTTCTCCCAGTTACCTCCCCAAATAAGCATTTAGGGCTAGTGACTCCTCACAAGACAGAACTGGTATGA